The Candidatus Abyssobacteria bacterium SURF_5 genome includes a window with the following:
- a CDS encoding phospholipid carrier-dependent glycosyltransferase, with protein sequence MKPSHIHNLNQRIPLTLAAALLAVFAGLCLQNIYRYSPTYDEPKFLQIGQQLASGEGWRTEMSVVHAPLSFYTHGFLLKPFQFSGELQRLRWARVTMLPYSLILGLLIFVWARDLFGAEGGLAALALYVFNSNILAHSSLITTDIIYACFSLLTLYFFWKFLCDGGSRWILACGLSMGLSLLAKYSAVIWFALLPALALAIALFWRRRPDEVEPAAVRPLKLVAAIAMIFAVAIVVLNAGYGFSGSFFQLGEYHYQSRLLARLSHNPLTDWIPVPAPYPFVRGFDAQKHIAEVGHSSFLAGMRSTNGWWYYFPLALLLKIPLAFWPMMGLTVFASLRNGDRRRKTAQLLLASSSIAIIASHSLLSRSQAGFRYIIVALPPLFILAGAVPALFSSGGKRIAVGTLIALYIAPAIWFHPHHLSYFSMLIGGPKRGYKWLSDSNLDWGQDYEQAVAFARKSTVPVAVNPGILPVPGRILVNATTLQDCFSRDDIHAWLREFEPVAHIGYSWLVYDLDEKHVAARAPDKRRLPDEYYLAAFAYADDRLHRARRLAEAALEKQPQLSEALYTLGLANMGLGHLDEAFNAFALVPESHPLRLDALGNLSFLAALKGDTAASKTFQKQAMVQDTFHSYARTPRPPADLEDEYKVHNNRGVFLWAEGNLSEAEREVRAALELEPDFCEGWANLAAILEERGALAEALDIIQRYERDFLLIEHSPFRDYRIYYEGNRIMLGDTLEIYPRPNSEILSLKASLLIHPNDPSAINRLAILLMRSGRFAEAYETLQRGLAAGIKDAGACYNKLAVLYMQKKMYSHAALACRQALEKSPGQSTVAELLAVLEEKLAISESAEKALQ encoded by the coding sequence ATGAAGCCTTCGCACATCCACAATTTGAATCAGCGAATTCCTCTTACCCTTGCCGCAGCGCTTCTCGCCGTTTTTGCCGGCCTCTGCCTGCAAAACATCTACCGATATTCCCCGACATACGACGAACCAAAATTCCTTCAGATCGGACAACAGCTCGCGTCGGGGGAGGGATGGCGGACCGAGATGAGCGTCGTGCATGCTCCTCTTTCTTTCTATACACATGGCTTCCTTCTGAAGCCGTTCCAGTTTTCGGGGGAACTGCAGCGGCTGCGCTGGGCGCGCGTAACCATGCTTCCGTACTCACTAATCCTGGGGCTGTTGATTTTCGTTTGGGCGCGAGACCTCTTCGGCGCGGAAGGCGGGCTGGCCGCCCTCGCGCTGTATGTGTTCAATTCAAATATTCTCGCGCACTCTTCCCTTATCACGACCGATATCATCTATGCCTGTTTCAGCCTTCTTACGCTCTACTTCTTCTGGAAGTTCCTGTGCGACGGCGGGAGTCGCTGGATTTTGGCCTGCGGCCTCAGCATGGGTCTTTCTCTTTTGGCCAAGTACTCCGCGGTCATCTGGTTCGCGCTGCTGCCGGCGCTTGCTCTCGCAATCGCACTGTTTTGGCGGCGGCGTCCGGATGAAGTCGAACCCGCCGCTGTCAGACCTCTGAAACTTGTTGCGGCGATCGCCATGATTTTTGCAGTCGCAATTGTCGTTCTGAATGCAGGCTATGGGTTCTCCGGCTCTTTCTTCCAGCTTGGCGAATATCATTACCAGAGCCGCTTGCTGGCAAGACTGTCGCACAACCCGCTGACAGACTGGATTCCGGTGCCGGCGCCCTATCCGTTTGTGCGCGGATTTGACGCCCAGAAACACATCGCAGAGGTGGGGCATTCTTCGTTTCTGGCGGGAATGAGATCCACAAACGGCTGGTGGTACTACTTCCCGCTCGCGCTCCTCTTGAAGATACCGCTTGCATTCTGGCCGATGATGGGATTGACTGTCTTCGCGTCTTTGCGCAATGGCGACAGGCGGCGAAAAACGGCTCAGCTTCTGTTGGCGTCATCGTCGATAGCGATAATAGCGAGCCACAGCCTCCTCAGCCGCAGCCAGGCCGGTTTCAGATATATTATCGTCGCTTTGCCGCCTCTTTTTATTCTGGCGGGCGCGGTCCCCGCTCTCTTTTCGAGCGGCGGAAAGCGGATTGCAGTCGGCACTCTCATCGCTCTCTACATTGCGCCGGCAATATGGTTTCACCCGCATCATCTCTCGTATTTCAGCATGCTGATCGGCGGGCCGAAAAGGGGATACAAATGGCTCTCCGATTCGAACCTGGACTGGGGACAGGATTACGAGCAGGCCGTGGCATTTGCCCGCAAGTCGACCGTTCCGGTCGCCGTGAATCCCGGTATTCTGCCGGTGCCCGGACGAATCCTTGTTAATGCGACCACGCTGCAGGATTGCTTCAGTAGAGACGATATCCATGCATGGCTGCGAGAGTTCGAGCCTGTCGCCCATATCGGGTACTCTTGGCTGGTTTATGATCTCGATGAAAAACACGTTGCCGCGCGCGCGCCCGATAAGCGCCGCCTGCCGGACGAATATTATCTCGCTGCTTTCGCTTATGCCGATGATCGCCTCCATAGAGCCCGGCGGCTGGCGGAGGCGGCGCTTGAAAAACAGCCGCAGCTTTCGGAGGCGCTGTACACCCTAGGCTTGGCGAACATGGGACTCGGGCATCTGGACGAAGCGTTCAATGCCTTCGCATTAGTGCCGGAATCGCATCCGCTCAGGCTGGATGCTTTAGGCAACCTCTCGTTTCTCGCCGCCCTTAAAGGCGACACCGCGGCAAGCAAAACATTTCAGAAGCAGGCGATGGTTCAGGACACGTTCCACTCGTATGCGCGAACGCCGCGCCCGCCCGCCGACCTCGAAGATGAGTACAAGGTCCACAACAACCGCGGAGTTTTCCTCTGGGCCGAAGGCAACCTCTCAGAAGCCGAGCGCGAAGTGCGCGCGGCGCTGGAACTCGAGCCTGATTTCTGCGAAGGATGGGCAAACCTCGCCGCCATCCTCGAGGAGCGCGGCGCTCTCGCTGAAGCGCTGGACATCATTCAGCGATACGAGCGCGATTTCCTCTTGATCGAGCATTCGCCCTTTCGCGATTATCGCATTTACTATGAAGGGAACAGGATCATGCTCGGCGACACGCTCGAGATCTATCCGAGGCCGAATTCGGAAATCCTCAGCCTGAAGGCTTCTCTCTTAATTCATCCGAATGATCCATCGGCTATCAACCGGCTGGCGATTCTCCTGATGAGGAGCGGGCGCTTCGCCGAAGCGTACGAAACTTTGCAGCGAGGATTGGCCGCCGGGATCAAAGACGCCGGCGCATGCTACAATAAGCTTGCGGTGCTTTATATGCAGAAAAAAATGTATTCACACGCGGCGCTTGCCTGCCGGCAAGCATTGGAAAAGAGTCCCGGTCAGTCCACGGTGGCGGAGTTGCTTGCCGTTCTGGAAGAAAAATTGGCCATTTCCGAATCGGCAGAAAAAGCACTTCAATGA